In Pedobacter heparinus DSM 2366, the following are encoded in one genomic region:
- a CDS encoding murein hydrolase activator EnvC family protein produces MKLLQRLFLLFLFICVTTVALAQTSAELRRNKEAIQREIDLLQRNLNETSSTKRLTMGQIRAINSKIRLMQNKISIINSEVKNLDNQIHENTNEVHSLKSQLGQLKNEYAGMVRFAQRNRNAYEKMMFIFASDNFNQAYKRIKYFQQFGQYRKKQADYIQGTQKKIEYKIVVLDKNLKEKSNLLTEQQQEKVKLGKNKTEQAQMLNQISRQEKQFRQDIAARKRKQAEIDRAIRSAIQREIELARKKAEEEERLAAQKAIAEGRPVPVAKEKTNSSYLTASPESAKLSAGFENNRGRLPWPVGQYSIVERFGNHTEGQANYTNDGINILTEQGAAVKAVFEGEVLFVRELYGTYIVALRHGDYFTIYQNLKTVSVAKGNKVETKQTLGVVASKEDGPVLHFEIMRGQTKLNPEAWIAK; encoded by the coding sequence ATGAAGCTACTACAGAGATTATTTTTACTATTCCTTTTTATTTGTGTTACTACTGTTGCATTAGCACAAACCAGTGCAGAGCTTAGAAGAAATAAAGAAGCCATACAACGGGAAATCGATTTGTTGCAAAGGAACCTTAATGAAACTTCGAGCACTAAAAGGCTTACCATGGGCCAGATCAGGGCTATTAACTCGAAGATCAGGCTGATGCAGAATAAAATTTCGATCATTAATTCTGAAGTTAAAAACCTGGATAACCAGATCCATGAAAATACGAACGAAGTTCATTCTTTAAAAAGTCAGCTTGGCCAGCTGAAGAACGAATATGCAGGAATGGTACGGTTTGCCCAGCGCAACAGGAATGCTTATGAAAAGATGATGTTTATTTTTGCATCCGATAATTTTAACCAGGCCTATAAAAGAATTAAATATTTCCAGCAATTTGGGCAATACCGTAAAAAACAAGCTGATTATATACAGGGTACCCAGAAAAAGATAGAATACAAAATTGTGGTATTGGATAAAAACCTGAAAGAGAAAAGCAATTTATTGACAGAACAGCAGCAGGAGAAAGTAAAACTGGGCAAAAATAAAACAGAACAGGCCCAGATGCTGAACCAGATCAGCCGTCAGGAAAAACAATTCAGACAGGACATTGCAGCGCGTAAGCGTAAACAGGCTGAAATTGACCGGGCCATCAGATCGGCCATACAGCGTGAAATTGAACTGGCCCGAAAAAAAGCTGAAGAAGAAGAACGGCTTGCCGCTCAAAAGGCTATAGCAGAAGGCCGGCCTGTGCCTGTAGCAAAAGAAAAAACGAACAGTAGTTATTTAACGGCTTCACCTGAATCGGCAAAACTATCTGCTGGTTTTGAAAATAACAGGGGCCGGTTGCCATGGCCTGTTGGACAGTATTCTATTGTAGAGCGGTTTGGTAACCACACAGAAGGGCAGGCCAACTATACCAATGATGGCATCAATATTTTAACAGAACAGGGAGCTGCAGTGAAAGCCGTATTTGAAGGGGAAGTTTTATTTGTACGGGAATTATATGGCACCTATATCGTAGCATTAAGGCACGGGGATTATTTTACCATTTATCAGAATTTAAAAACGGTTAGTGTAGCCAAAGGCAATAAGGTTGAAACCAAACAAACGTTAGGTGTGGTTGCTTCAAAAGAAGATGGCCCTGTTTTGCATTTTGAGATCATGAGGGGGCAGACCAAACTGAATCCTGAAGCCTGGATTGCTAAATAA
- the cysM gene encoding cysteine synthase CysM, with amino-acid sequence MGNIVEFVGNTPLVEISKLNPNPDVRIFAKLEGNNPGGSVKDRAALNMIRSAMERGEIKKGTKLIEATSGNTGIALAMIASIYDLEIELVMPASSTRERTLTMEAFGAKVTLLESIEVCRDYAEEQRDKNGYFLLDQFANPDNYLAHYKTTGPEIWRDTNQQITHFVSSMGTTGSIMGNSMFLKEQNPNIQIIGCQPTEESSIPGIRRWPAAYLPKIFDASRVDRIMDVSQQEATEKARELARVEGIFAGMSSGGALACSLNLANELKSGMIVFIACDRGDRYLSSDLFG; translated from the coding sequence ATGGGAAATATTGTAGAATTTGTGGGGAATACACCCCTTGTAGAGATCAGTAAATTGAATCCAAACCCTGATGTAAGGATATTTGCAAAGCTTGAAGGAAATAATCCGGGTGGAAGTGTAAAAGACAGGGCCGCATTAAACATGATCCGCAGTGCAATGGAACGTGGCGAAATTAAAAAAGGAACAAAGTTAATTGAAGCAACAAGTGGGAATACAGGTATAGCACTGGCCATGATTGCCAGTATTTATGACCTGGAGATTGAGCTGGTTATGCCGGCAAGCTCTACCCGTGAACGGACATTGACTATGGAAGCTTTTGGGGCTAAAGTAACTTTATTAGAATCTATAGAGGTATGCCGCGACTATGCGGAAGAACAGCGCGATAAGAACGGCTACTTTTTACTGGACCAGTTTGCCAATCCCGATAATTATCTGGCCCATTATAAAACTACCGGACCGGAAATCTGGCGCGATACCAATCAGCAGATTACCCACTTTGTAAGTTCTATGGGTACTACCGGCAGTATTATGGGCAATTCTATGTTTTTAAAGGAACAGAATCCCAATATACAGATTATTGGTTGTCAGCCAACTGAAGAATCTTCTATACCGGGCATCAGGCGCTGGCCGGCTGCTTATCTGCCAAAAATATTTGATGCAAGCAGGGTAGACCGCATAATGGATGTTTCACAGCAGGAAGCTACAGAGAAGGCACGTGAACTGGCCAGAGTTGAAGGGATTTTTGCCGGAATGAGCAGCGGAGGAGCACTGGCCTGTTCATTGAACTTGGCAAATGAACTGAAATCGGGCATGATTGTATTTATTGCTTGTGACCGTGGTGACAGATATTTGAGCAGCGACTTGTTTGGATAG
- the epsC gene encoding serine O-acetyltransferase EpsC: MNEEFYLHIFNKQNSIEPVPSNQEIAEWLINLMNLLYPERLTTPDYSVNEIKRMFLRQEKELITILNSTKACEHCNNELIVANFFNELPELYRKMNTDITAMLNGDPAAKSEFEVIRSYPGFLAIALYRIAHALLKADVPLIPRIMTEYAHSLTGIDIHPGAVIGEYLYIDHGTGLVIGETTVIGNHVKLYQGVTLGALSVEKYMRDIKRHPTIDDHVIIYSGATILGGETHIGAHSIIGGNVWLTKSVPPRSTVYHQSSVKVIETKDPK; the protein is encoded by the coding sequence ATGAACGAGGAATTTTATCTTCATATTTTTAATAAACAAAACAGCATTGAGCCCGTACCTTCAAATCAGGAGATTGCAGAATGGCTCATTAACCTGATGAACTTATTGTATCCTGAACGTTTAACCACACCAGATTATTCGGTAAACGAAATTAAACGGATGTTTTTAAGACAGGAAAAGGAGTTGATTACCATACTAAATTCAACCAAAGCATGCGAACATTGTAACAATGAACTGATTGTGGCCAATTTCTTTAATGAACTTCCGGAGCTTTACAGGAAAATGAATACTGACATAACAGCTATGTTAAACGGAGATCCTGCTGCTAAAAGTGAATTTGAAGTGATCAGAAGTTATCCTGGATTTCTGGCTATAGCCTTATACCGTATTGCGCATGCATTGTTAAAAGCTGACGTTCCATTGATTCCAAGGATCATGACTGAGTATGCGCACTCTTTGACAGGCATAGACATTCATCCCGGTGCTGTAATAGGTGAATATCTGTATATAGATCATGGTACAGGTTTGGTTATAGGCGAAACAACTGTAATTGGAAATCATGTTAAATTATACCAGGGGGTAACATTAGGCGCTTTAAGTGTAGAAAAATACATGAGAGATATCAAGCGCCATCCAACTATAGACGACCATGTAATCATTTATTCGGGTGCAACAATACTAGGAGGTGAAACTCATATTGGTGCCCATTCCATAATTGGGGGAAATGTATGGCTTACCAAAAGTGTTCCACCAAGGTCAACGGTATACCACCAATCGTCAGTAAAAGTTATAGAAACAAAAGATCCAAAATAA
- a CDS encoding aminoacyl-histidine dipeptidase: MKVENLEPKALWNNFVALNAIPRASKKETQVIKFMLAFGKQLGLETIKDHVGNVVIKKPATEGMKDKQTVILQSHLDMVHQKNSDTDFDFDREGIKMYVDGDWVKARGTTLGADNGIGVATIMAILAASDLVHPTIEALFTIDEETGMTGAKELDPSNLSGKILLNLDTEEDTELTIGCAGGIDTTTTYHYHTHPVAKNSTAFQISIKGLIGGHSGMDIHKGRANANKLMNRLLYNGNKVLDLQLASVEGGSLRNAIPRESVAVVAVSGNQKKAFLSFIADFTEVIKAEYHAIEPFMKITAEETVLPAEVLEKEEYMEIINTLYAVPNGVFRMSPEIPGLVEASSNLAKVIIKDGEFITLSLQRSSVESTKEDVAIAVGAAFENMGCKVNSSGDYPGWKPNAASEILSLMRSLYKVNFKTEPNVNACHAGLECGILGAHLSEMDMISFGPNIHGAHSPDERVQISSVNKFWNYLLKVLEEIPAR; encoded by the coding sequence ATGAAAGTTGAAAATTTAGAACCAAAGGCACTATGGAACAATTTTGTTGCTTTAAATGCCATACCCCGTGCTTCAAAAAAAGAAACCCAGGTGATAAAATTTATGCTTGCTTTTGGCAAACAGCTCGGACTGGAAACCATTAAAGACCATGTTGGAAATGTTGTGATCAAAAAGCCGGCAACTGAGGGCATGAAGGATAAACAAACTGTCATCCTGCAGTCGCACCTGGATATGGTCCATCAAAAAAATAGCGATACAGATTTTGATTTCGATAGGGAAGGCATTAAGATGTATGTTGATGGAGATTGGGTAAAAGCCAGAGGCACCACCCTTGGGGCTGATAATGGAATTGGTGTAGCTACAATTATGGCTATACTGGCGGCTTCCGACCTGGTGCACCCTACCATTGAAGCCTTGTTTACCATAGATGAAGAAACAGGTATGACCGGTGCAAAGGAACTTGACCCGTCTAATTTATCTGGAAAAATATTGTTAAACCTCGATACTGAAGAAGACACAGAATTAACCATTGGTTGTGCTGGCGGCATAGATACAACAACTACATATCATTATCATACCCATCCTGTTGCCAAAAACAGCACTGCGTTCCAGATATCAATTAAAGGCCTGATTGGCGGGCATTCCGGAATGGACATTCATAAGGGACGTGCCAATGCCAATAAGCTGATGAACCGTCTGCTATATAATGGAAATAAAGTTTTAGACCTGCAGCTGGCCAGCGTTGAAGGTGGAAGCCTGAGAAATGCGATCCCACGTGAGTCTGTTGCGGTAGTTGCAGTTTCGGGAAATCAGAAAAAGGCATTTCTTTCCTTTATAGCAGATTTTACGGAGGTCATTAAAGCCGAATACCATGCAATAGAACCTTTTATGAAAATTACTGCAGAAGAAACAGTACTGCCTGCAGAGGTTTTGGAAAAGGAAGAATACATGGAGATCATCAATACACTATATGCAGTGCCAAATGGCGTGTTCAGGATGAGCCCTGAAATTCCGGGACTTGTTGAAGCGTCATCAAATCTGGCAAAAGTGATCATTAAAGACGGGGAATTTATTACCTTATCGTTACAGCGGAGCAGTGTAGAAAGCACAAAGGAAGATGTTGCTATTGCAGTGGGGGCAGCTTTTGAGAATATGGGTTGTAAAGTTAACAGCAGTGGCGATTATCCTGGGTGGAAGCCCAATGCTGCTTCAGAAATACTGTCGCTGATGCGGAGTTTGTATAAGGTTAATTTTAAGACTGAACCCAATGTAAATGCCTGTCATGCCGGTTTGGAATGTGGTATTTTAGGCGCCCATTTATCAGAAATGGACATGATTTCTTTTGGTCCCAATATCCATGGCGCACATTCGCCAGACGAACGCGTTCAGATTTCTTCGGTGAACAAGTTCTGGAACTATCTTTTGAAAGTACTGGAAGAAATACCTGCTCGTTAA
- a CDS encoding deoxyguanosinetriphosphate triphosphohydrolase, with translation MVWEKLLSAKRWGNEDRFMGNQKESRSEFQRDYDRIIFSSPFRRLQNKTQVFPLPGSVFVHNRLTHSLEVASVGRSMGTIFYNKIKDLDPGIDDSCPLLCEIGNIIASACLAHDLGNPAFGHSGEAAISSYFTSGAGQIYQSQVTAAQWEDLIHFEGNANALRILTHPFTGKGTGGFALTYATLAAIAKYPCASLAGHNKKNIYTKKYGFFQSEESGFEKIALEMGLIKAQESPLVYKRHPLVYLVEAADDICYNIIDLEDAHRLKILSYKEVEALLLPLCRDERMEGRLAEIDDDDAKITLMRAKSISTLIGLCSAVFFKEQQRILEGNFNQSLMDAIEEPFLSVMKEIENISVKKIYNYSSVVQIEVAGYQVMGGLLEEFIPAYLQDESKYHKKLVALIPRQFLTEKTDTYSKIQSILDFVSGMTDIYAVELFRKIKGISFPSMS, from the coding sequence ATGGTTTGGGAAAAATTATTATCGGCTAAACGCTGGGGAAATGAAGATAGATTTATGGGTAACCAAAAGGAATCCAGGTCTGAATTCCAGCGCGATTACGACAGGATCATCTTTTCTTCTCCGTTCAGGAGGTTGCAGAATAAAACCCAGGTATTTCCTTTACCAGGCAGTGTATTTGTGCACAACAGATTAACCCACAGCCTGGAAGTAGCCAGTGTTGGCAGGTCGATGGGTACAATATTTTACAATAAGATAAAGGATCTGGATCCTGGAATAGACGATTCCTGTCCGCTACTCTGCGAAATAGGAAACATCATTGCTTCTGCCTGCCTGGCCCACGACCTTGGCAATCCTGCTTTTGGCCACTCGGGAGAAGCGGCAATTTCAAGTTATTTTACCAGTGGAGCAGGACAGATTTATCAGTCGCAGGTTACAGCAGCACAATGGGAAGATCTGATCCATTTTGAAGGAAATGCCAATGCTTTGCGTATTTTAACCCACCCGTTTACCGGTAAGGGTACCGGGGGCTTTGCACTTACTTATGCTACCCTGGCCGCCATAGCAAAATATCCCTGTGCCTCATTGGCGGGGCACAATAAAAAAAACATCTATACCAAAAAATATGGCTTTTTCCAGTCTGAAGAAAGCGGCTTTGAGAAAATTGCCCTGGAAATGGGCCTCATCAAAGCGCAGGAATCTCCTTTGGTCTATAAAAGACATCCGCTGGTATACCTGGTAGAGGCAGCGGATGACATCTGTTATAATATCATTGACCTGGAAGACGCACATCGGCTCAAAATCCTTTCCTATAAAGAAGTAGAGGCCTTGTTGCTGCCACTTTGCAGGGATGAAAGGATGGAGGGGCGCCTTGCTGAAATAGATGATGATGATGCAAAAATCACTTTAATGCGGGCCAAGTCTATCAGTACCCTGATCGGTCTGTGTTCGGCAGTGTTTTTTAAAGAACAGCAGCGCATCCTGGAAGGTAACTTTAACCAAAGTTTGATGGACGCTATTGAAGAACCATTTTTATCGGTGATGAAAGAAATCGAAAATATTTCTGTTAAAAAGATTTACAATTATTCATCTGTAGTACAAATTGAGGTAGCGGGCTATCAGGTTATGGGTGGTTTGCTGGAAGAGTTTATTCCGGCTTACCTGCAGGATGAATCCAAATATCACAAAAAACTTGTAGCATTAATTCCGAGACAATTTTTAACCGAAAAAACGGACACTTATTCAAAAATACAGAGCATACTGGATTTTGTATCTGGAATGACAGACATTTATGCAGTTGAATTGTTTAGAAAAATCAAGGGAATATCATTTCCTTCGATGAGCTAA
- a CDS encoding phosphatase PAP2 family protein, whose protein sequence is MAVIWPLQLKAQHKLQQLDDQILINLSNNRTPEKTDFFLFLSNHNDWVNVGVPVGLLAGGIIADDKRMRQNALYVASSSAVNVLVTMLVKKIVKRPRPFLANVKIKAVYQPSHYSFPSGHTSTAFTTATALSQAYPKWYVIVPSYLWAGSVGYSRLYLGVHYPTDVAAGALLGTGAAFSLRTLRAD, encoded by the coding sequence ATGGCAGTAATATGGCCGCTGCAGTTAAAAGCCCAGCACAAGCTGCAACAGCTTGACGACCAGATCCTGATTAATTTATCGAATAACAGGACGCCCGAAAAGACAGACTTCTTTCTGTTTTTATCAAACCATAACGATTGGGTAAATGTTGGCGTTCCGGTTGGCTTACTTGCAGGTGGCATCATAGCGGACGATAAAAGAATGCGGCAAAATGCATTATACGTAGCAAGCAGTTCGGCCGTAAATGTGCTGGTTACTATGCTGGTCAAGAAAATAGTAAAGCGTCCAAGACCATTTTTAGCCAATGTTAAGATTAAAGCTGTTTACCAGCCCTCTCATTACTCATTTCCATCTGGTCATACTTCAACTGCATTCACTACCGCCACAGCACTTTCTCAGGCTTACCCTAAATGGTATGTGATTGTTCCTTCTTATCTATGGGCTGGTTCCGTTGGTTATTCCCGTTTATATTTAGGCGTTCATTATCCTACAGATGTGGCCGCCGGTGCTTTGCTGGGTACGGGAGCTGCCTTTTCCCTGCGCACATTACGGGCTGATTAA
- a CDS encoding VOC family protein produces MAQTEKKQQIAVLNHIAVYVADLQKATDFYQSVFHLEQIPEPFKDGKHTWFTLGAAGHLHLIQGAKSYVEHEKNDHLCFSVASVDAFTSHLTAKNIPFENWAGKAGTITNRVDGVKQIYFKDPDGHWLEVNDAKQ; encoded by the coding sequence ATGGCACAAACAGAAAAGAAACAGCAGATAGCGGTGTTAAATCACATTGCCGTTTATGTGGCAGATTTGCAGAAAGCTACTGATTTTTATCAAAGTGTTTTCCATCTTGAACAGATCCCCGAACCTTTTAAGGACGGCAAGCATACCTGGTTTACATTGGGAGCTGCAGGACATTTACATCTGATTCAGGGTGCGAAAAGTTATGTAGAACATGAGAAAAATGACCACCTGTGCTTTAGTGTAGCCTCTGTTGATGCTTTTACATCACATCTTACCGCTAAAAATATACCATTTGAAAACTGGGCCGGGAAAGCTGGTACCATTACAAATAGGGTAGATGGTGTAAAACAAATTTATTTTAAAGATCCCGACGGACATTGGCTGGAAGTAAATGATGCCAAACAATAG
- a CDS encoding LLM class flavin-dependent oxidoreductase, whose product MKKLLNTIPFSVLDLATVVEGKTPADTFKNSLDLARHVEAWGYNRYWLAEHHNMISVASSATSVVIGHIAAGTSTIRVGSGGIMLPNHSPLVIAEQFGTLESLFPGRIDLGLGRAPGTDQLTAMAIRGERFNAANSFPQDVLKLQAYFSAENNKNSVRAIPGEGLDIPIWILGSSTDSAHLAAALGLPYAFASHFAPAQFITAINIYRQNFKPSAQLKEPYVLACVNVVAADSDAEANRLVTSLYQLFMGIVTGKRRLLQPPVDNMDDVWDVYEEEQANQMLACTFVGSKETVKQDLQQFLDQTGVNEIMATSHIFEHSARLRSYELLAQVFKD is encoded by the coding sequence ATGAAGAAACTACTCAATACCATCCCTTTTTCTGTACTCGATCTTGCGACTGTTGTAGAAGGTAAAACACCTGCCGACACATTTAAAAATAGCCTTGACCTTGCGCGGCACGTTGAAGCGTGGGGTTACAACCGTTACTGGCTTGCCGAACACCACAACATGATCAGTGTTGCAAGTTCGGCTACTTCAGTGGTTATCGGGCATATTGCAGCCGGAACCAGTACAATAAGGGTAGGCTCTGGTGGCATTATGTTACCAAATCATTCTCCTTTGGTTATTGCGGAGCAGTTTGGGACCCTGGAATCTTTATTTCCGGGCAGAATTGATTTAGGCCTGGGCCGTGCCCCCGGAACGGATCAGCTCACTGCGATGGCTATAAGAGGTGAGCGTTTTAATGCTGCGAACAGTTTTCCGCAGGATGTGTTGAAATTACAAGCCTATTTTTCGGCCGAAAATAATAAAAATAGCGTAAGGGCCATTCCGGGTGAAGGACTTGATATTCCTATCTGGATATTGGGATCCAGTACCGATAGTGCACATCTGGCCGCTGCCCTGGGATTGCCTTATGCATTTGCCAGCCATTTTGCTCCAGCCCAGTTTATAACTGCAATTAATATATACAGACAAAATTTTAAGCCATCAGCACAGCTTAAAGAACCCTACGTACTGGCCTGTGTAAATGTAGTTGCAGCAGATAGCGATGCTGAAGCTAACAGGCTTGTTACTTCTCTTTATCAATTGTTTATGGGTATAGTTACCGGCAAAAGAAGATTGCTCCAGCCCCCTGTAGATAATATGGACGATGTATGGGATGTATACGAGGAAGAACAGGCAAACCAGATGCTGGCCTGTACCTTTGTAGGGAGTAAGGAGACGGTTAAGCAGGATTTGCAACAGTTTTTGGACCAGACGGGCGTTAATGAGATTATGGCTACGTCTCATATTTTTGAGCATAGCGCCAGATTACGTTCTTATGAGCTGCTTGCCCAGGTGTTTAAAGATTAA
- a CDS encoding murein L,D-transpeptidase catalytic domain family protein has product MKRRILRGKGLVIILFALALMSWKPEDEVASPGINELYDTAGLAESGLSLSVFEKAVTGFYNLKNTGRLSATKSILSIADFDLNSTKKRLWIIDLEKKELILNTWVAHGERSGTDKALYFSNNNESLKSSIGFFITGESYYGKHGLSLKLDGVDQGFNTNARKRAIVVHGADYVSQETINALGRLGRSQGCPAVPQELSATIVHAIEDKTVLFIHTSDQNYTSIYLDEDPGTVLASK; this is encoded by the coding sequence ATGAAGAGAAGGATTTTACGAGGAAAGGGATTGGTTATTATATTGTTTGCACTTGCCCTGATGAGTTGGAAACCTGAGGACGAAGTTGCTTCGCCAGGTATAAACGAGCTGTATGACACAGCCGGGCTTGCAGAAAGCGGACTTTCCCTTTCTGTATTTGAAAAAGCAGTTACAGGGTTCTACAATTTAAAAAACACCGGCAGATTATCTGCAACAAAATCAATTTTAAGTATTGCTGATTTTGACCTGAACAGCACAAAGAAGCGTTTATGGATCATAGATCTGGAGAAAAAAGAACTGATTCTAAATACATGGGTAGCCCATGGAGAACGTAGCGGCACAGACAAAGCCCTCTACTTTTCAAATAACAATGAGTCTCTGAAAAGCAGCATAGGTTTTTTCATTACAGGAGAAAGTTATTATGGAAAACACGGGCTTTCCCTAAAACTGGATGGCGTGGATCAGGGGTTTAATACAAATGCCCGTAAAAGAGCCATTGTTGTTCATGGAGCAGATTATGTAAGCCAGGAAACCATCAATGCTTTAGGAAGGCTGGGGCGCAGTCAGGGATGCCCTGCAGTACCACAAGAACTCTCGGCCACTATTGTTCATGCAATTGAAGACAAAACTGTTCTGTTCATTCACACAAGTGATCAAAACTATACATCAATATATCTGGATGAAGATCCAGGTACAGTACTGGCCAGTAAATAA